A genomic window from Montipora capricornis isolate CH-2021 chromosome 8, ASM3666992v2, whole genome shotgun sequence includes:
- the LOC138013500 gene encoding NLR family CARD domain-containing protein 3-like isoform X2: MSKRQGQKSVKDVLWKTFLQMYRGKKTNREHSDPDQAEAGTSTHSDQEQDAFGPVADFVDVIRELYKDREGWLSPFPWCEEFGFHLDNIFTRLKMVSRKKQRGVKTDSIVNMLEIFKPHEEHSQPKRVLIEGQPGMGKTTYCNKVAYDWAKNCKAEDSFPDFQVLLLLKCSDISSDLWEAIDDQLLPKDIKKEEREKFFTFVRDHQSKVLLVLDGLDELPSDYLPLYKEIIKGRMLPNCYLVVTARHEAGIKVRKCCHTLLEVEGFTEAAAEGFIRRYFKTDEHLAKKLLDKLGTDASLSGLTANPLNTALLCLLCEDFQGDLPEGKTLLYHEIVQCVLRRYRKKKELPKTDEDLTQLYHAELKHLGSIAWNGLLNDEMYFDDSAFRNGTGNLIPELGFLSAQAGRSKRRPSWCYGFLHKSFQEFFAAFYLSCQLVNEEISPDGLLADTRYFKEFQQVLMFTCGILAQQCETKAMALMASIASQINQSNEVESDDNLRTALNCIKESGKEQGTFGKELARSLGSLLEIQCISYYNQIVDSAPILAQAMAANSTVTKLNLSGSKIGDTGAAALAKAVEINSTLAVLNLSWNEIGESGAAALAKAVEVNSTLTKLTLSQNKIGDSGAAALAKAVEVNSTLTKLNLSHNEIGDSGAAALAKAVEINSTLTLLNLSWNGIGDSGAASLAKAVEINSTLTKLNLSDNEIRESGAAALAKAVEVNSTLTKLDLSANKIGDSGVAALAKAVEVNSTLTELYLSNNEIRESGAAALAKAVEVNSTLTELLLVSSKIGDSGVAALAKAVEVNSTLTKLNLSDNKIRESGAAALAKAVEVNSTLTKLTLSVNEIGDSGVAALAKAVEVNSTLTELYLSNNEIRESGAAALAKAVEVNSTLTKLNLSDNKIRESGAAALAKAVEVNSTLTELYLLWNGIGDTGAAALAKAVEVNSTLTKLTLSQNKIGDSGAAALAKAVEVNSTLTKLTLSQNKIRESGAAALAKAVEVNSTLTKLTLSDNEIRESGAAALAKAVEVNSTLTVFY; encoded by the exons ATGTCTAAGAGGCAAGGTCAGAAGTCAGTAAAGGATGTTCTGTGGAAAACGTTTTTGCAAATGTACCGGGGCAAGAAAACGAACCGTGAACATtctg ATCCTGACCAGGCAGAAGCGGGAACAAGCACACACAGTGATCAGGAACAAG ATGCTTTTGGGCCAGTGGCTGACTTTGTCGACGTTATTCGAGAACTGTACAAAGATCGTGAAGGATGGCTTTCACCATTCCCGTGGTGCGAAGAGTTTGGATTCCATCTTGACAACATTTTTACCAGGCTTAAAATGGTCAGCAGGAAAAAACAACGAGGGGTAAAGACTGACTCCATTGTGAACATGTTGGAAATCTTCAAACCACACGAGGAACATTCACAACCCAAAAGAGTTTTGATTGAAGGACAACCAGGCATGGGAAAGACAACCTATTGTAACAAGGTTGCTTACGACTGGGCCAAGAACTGTAAAGCTGAAGATTCGTTTCCTGATTTCCaagtgttgctgttgttgaaatGTAGTGACATTTCCTCTGACTTATGGGAGGCTATTGATGACCAGCTTTTACCGAAAgatataaaaaaagaagaaagagagaagttCTTTACCTTCGTTCGGGACCATCAGTCAAAGGTTTTGCTGGTACTTGATGGATTGGATGAGTTGCCAAGCGATTATTTACCCTTGTATAAAGAAATCATTAAAGGGAGAATGCTTCCAAACTGTTACTTAGTGGTTACAGCTCGCCACGAAGCTGGGATAAAAGTACGGAAATGCTGTCACACCCTGCTAGAGGTCGAAGGATTTACTGAAGCCGCTGCTGAAGGTTTTATCCGAAGATATTTCAAAACCGATGAGCATCTGGCGAAAAAGCTCTTGGACAAGCTGGGCACAGACGCAAGCCTTAGCGGACTAACTGCAAATCCATTAAATACAGCCCTTCTTTGCCTCCTTTGCGAAGACTTCCAAGGAGACTTGCCGGAAGGTAAAACTCTGCTTTACCACGAAATAGTGCAGTGTGTGCTGAGAAGGTataggaaaaagaaagaattaccAAAAACAGACGAAGACCTAACACAATTATACCACGCTGAATTAAAGCATCTTGGTTCTATAGCGTGGAATGGCTTGCTCAATGATGAGATGTATTTCGACGACAGTGCATTCCGAAATGGTACTGGCAACTTAATACCTGAATTGGGATTTCTGTCGGCTCAGGCTGGACGCAGCAAACGAAGACCGAGCTGGTGCTATGGGTTTCTCCACAAGAGCTTTCAGGAGTTCTTTGCTGCATTTTATCTCAGTTGCCAGCTTGTCAACGAGGAAATTAGTCCTGATGGCTTACTTGCTGACACAAGATATTTTAAGGAGTTTCAACAGGTGCTCATGTTTACCTGTGGTATCTTGGCTCAACAGTGCGAGACAAAAGCCATGGCACTTATGGCAAGTATAGCAAgtcaaatcaaccaatcaaatgagGTGGAAAGTGATGACAACCTACGGACTGCGTTGAATTGTATCAAGGAAAGTGGAAAAGAACAGGGTACCTTTGGAAAAGAATTGGCGCGTTCTCTTGGTTCGCTTCTTGAAATTCAGTGTATTTCGTATTATAACCAGATAGTTGACAGCGCTCCTATACTGGCTCAGGCAATGGCAGCAAACTCAACGGTGACAAAGTTGAATTTGTCTGGCAGTAAAATTGGTGAcacaggtgctgctgcactggctaaagcagtggaaatcaattcaacgctggcAGTGTTGAATTTGTCTTGGAATGAAATCGGTGagtcaggtgctgctgcactggctaaagcagtggaagtcaattcaacgctgacaaagttGACTTTGTCTCAGAAtaaaatcggtgactcag gtgctgctgcactggctaaagcagtggaagtcaattcaacgctgacaaagttgaatttgtctcacaatgaaatcggtgactcaggtgctgctgcactggctaaagcagtggaaatcaattcaacgctgacattgTTGAATTTGTCTTGGaatggaatcggtgactcaggtgctgcttcactggctaaagcagtggaaatcaattcaacgctgacaaagttAAATTTGTCTGACAATGAAATCCGTGagtcaggtgctgctgcactggctaaagcagtggaagtcaattcaacgctgacaaagttGGATTTGTCTGCGAAtaaaatcggtgactcaggtgttgctgcactggctaaagcagtggaagtcaattcaacgctgacagagttgTATTTGTCTAACAATGAAATCCGTGagtcaggtgctgctgcactggctaaagcagtggaagtcaattcaacgctgacggAGTTGTTATTGGTTTCCAGtaaaatcggtgactcaggtgttgctgcactggctaaagcagtggaagtcaattcaacgctgacaaagttAAATTTGTCTGACAATAAAATCCGTGagtcaggtgctgctgcactggctaaagcagtggaagtcaattcaacgctgacaaagttGACTTTGTCTGTGaatgaaatcggtgactcaggtgttgctgcactggctaaagcagtggaagtcaattcaacgctgacagagttgTATTTGTCTAACAATGAAATCCGTGagtcaggtgctgctgcactggctaaagcagtggaagtcaattcaacgctgacaaagttAAATTTGTCTGACAATAAAATCCGTGagtcaggtgctgctgcactggctaaagcagtggaagtcaattcaacgctgacagagttgTATTTGTTGTGGAATGGAATTGGTGAcacaggtgctgctgcactggctaaagcagtggaagtcaattcaacgctgacaaagttGACTTTGTCTCAGAAtaaaatcggtgactcaggtgctgctgcactggctaaagcagtggaagtcaattcaacgctgacaaagttGACTTTGTCTCAGAATAAAATCCGTGagtcaggtgctgctgcactggctaaagcagtggaagtcaattcaacgctgacaaagttGACTTTGTCTGACAATGAAATCCGTGagtcaggtgctgctgcactggctaaagcagtggaagtcaattcaacgctgacggTGTTTTATTAG
- the LOC138013500 gene encoding NLR family CARD domain-containing protein 3-like isoform X1: MSKRQGQKSVKDVLWKTFLQMYRGKKTNREHSVDPDQAEAGTSTHSDQEQDAFGPVADFVDVIRELYKDREGWLSPFPWCEEFGFHLDNIFTRLKMVSRKKQRGVKTDSIVNMLEIFKPHEEHSQPKRVLIEGQPGMGKTTYCNKVAYDWAKNCKAEDSFPDFQVLLLLKCSDISSDLWEAIDDQLLPKDIKKEEREKFFTFVRDHQSKVLLVLDGLDELPSDYLPLYKEIIKGRMLPNCYLVVTARHEAGIKVRKCCHTLLEVEGFTEAAAEGFIRRYFKTDEHLAKKLLDKLGTDASLSGLTANPLNTALLCLLCEDFQGDLPEGKTLLYHEIVQCVLRRYRKKKELPKTDEDLTQLYHAELKHLGSIAWNGLLNDEMYFDDSAFRNGTGNLIPELGFLSAQAGRSKRRPSWCYGFLHKSFQEFFAAFYLSCQLVNEEISPDGLLADTRYFKEFQQVLMFTCGILAQQCETKAMALMASIASQINQSNEVESDDNLRTALNCIKESGKEQGTFGKELARSLGSLLEIQCISYYNQIVDSAPILAQAMAANSTVTKLNLSGSKIGDTGAAALAKAVEINSTLAVLNLSWNEIGESGAAALAKAVEVNSTLTKLTLSQNKIGDSGAAALAKAVEVNSTLTKLNLSHNEIGDSGAAALAKAVEINSTLTLLNLSWNGIGDSGAASLAKAVEINSTLTKLNLSDNEIRESGAAALAKAVEVNSTLTKLDLSANKIGDSGVAALAKAVEVNSTLTELYLSNNEIRESGAAALAKAVEVNSTLTELLLVSSKIGDSGVAALAKAVEVNSTLTKLNLSDNKIRESGAAALAKAVEVNSTLTKLTLSVNEIGDSGVAALAKAVEVNSTLTELYLSNNEIRESGAAALAKAVEVNSTLTKLNLSDNKIRESGAAALAKAVEVNSTLTELYLLWNGIGDTGAAALAKAVEVNSTLTKLTLSQNKIGDSGAAALAKAVEVNSTLTKLTLSQNKIRESGAAALAKAVEVNSTLTKLTLSDNEIRESGAAALAKAVEVNSTLTVFY; encoded by the exons ATGTCTAAGAGGCAAGGTCAGAAGTCAGTAAAGGATGTTCTGTGGAAAACGTTTTTGCAAATGTACCGGGGCAAGAAAACGAACCGTGAACATtctg taGATCCTGACCAGGCAGAAGCGGGAACAAGCACACACAGTGATCAGGAACAAG ATGCTTTTGGGCCAGTGGCTGACTTTGTCGACGTTATTCGAGAACTGTACAAAGATCGTGAAGGATGGCTTTCACCATTCCCGTGGTGCGAAGAGTTTGGATTCCATCTTGACAACATTTTTACCAGGCTTAAAATGGTCAGCAGGAAAAAACAACGAGGGGTAAAGACTGACTCCATTGTGAACATGTTGGAAATCTTCAAACCACACGAGGAACATTCACAACCCAAAAGAGTTTTGATTGAAGGACAACCAGGCATGGGAAAGACAACCTATTGTAACAAGGTTGCTTACGACTGGGCCAAGAACTGTAAAGCTGAAGATTCGTTTCCTGATTTCCaagtgttgctgttgttgaaatGTAGTGACATTTCCTCTGACTTATGGGAGGCTATTGATGACCAGCTTTTACCGAAAgatataaaaaaagaagaaagagagaagttCTTTACCTTCGTTCGGGACCATCAGTCAAAGGTTTTGCTGGTACTTGATGGATTGGATGAGTTGCCAAGCGATTATTTACCCTTGTATAAAGAAATCATTAAAGGGAGAATGCTTCCAAACTGTTACTTAGTGGTTACAGCTCGCCACGAAGCTGGGATAAAAGTACGGAAATGCTGTCACACCCTGCTAGAGGTCGAAGGATTTACTGAAGCCGCTGCTGAAGGTTTTATCCGAAGATATTTCAAAACCGATGAGCATCTGGCGAAAAAGCTCTTGGACAAGCTGGGCACAGACGCAAGCCTTAGCGGACTAACTGCAAATCCATTAAATACAGCCCTTCTTTGCCTCCTTTGCGAAGACTTCCAAGGAGACTTGCCGGAAGGTAAAACTCTGCTTTACCACGAAATAGTGCAGTGTGTGCTGAGAAGGTataggaaaaagaaagaattaccAAAAACAGACGAAGACCTAACACAATTATACCACGCTGAATTAAAGCATCTTGGTTCTATAGCGTGGAATGGCTTGCTCAATGATGAGATGTATTTCGACGACAGTGCATTCCGAAATGGTACTGGCAACTTAATACCTGAATTGGGATTTCTGTCGGCTCAGGCTGGACGCAGCAAACGAAGACCGAGCTGGTGCTATGGGTTTCTCCACAAGAGCTTTCAGGAGTTCTTTGCTGCATTTTATCTCAGTTGCCAGCTTGTCAACGAGGAAATTAGTCCTGATGGCTTACTTGCTGACACAAGATATTTTAAGGAGTTTCAACAGGTGCTCATGTTTACCTGTGGTATCTTGGCTCAACAGTGCGAGACAAAAGCCATGGCACTTATGGCAAGTATAGCAAgtcaaatcaaccaatcaaatgagGTGGAAAGTGATGACAACCTACGGACTGCGTTGAATTGTATCAAGGAAAGTGGAAAAGAACAGGGTACCTTTGGAAAAGAATTGGCGCGTTCTCTTGGTTCGCTTCTTGAAATTCAGTGTATTTCGTATTATAACCAGATAGTTGACAGCGCTCCTATACTGGCTCAGGCAATGGCAGCAAACTCAACGGTGACAAAGTTGAATTTGTCTGGCAGTAAAATTGGTGAcacaggtgctgctgcactggctaaagcagtggaaatcaattcaacgctggcAGTGTTGAATTTGTCTTGGAATGAAATCGGTGagtcaggtgctgctgcactggctaaagcagtggaagtcaattcaacgctgacaaagttGACTTTGTCTCAGAAtaaaatcggtgactcag gtgctgctgcactggctaaagcagtggaagtcaattcaacgctgacaaagttgaatttgtctcacaatgaaatcggtgactcaggtgctgctgcactggctaaagcagtggaaatcaattcaacgctgacattgTTGAATTTGTCTTGGaatggaatcggtgactcaggtgctgcttcactggctaaagcagtggaaatcaattcaacgctgacaaagttAAATTTGTCTGACAATGAAATCCGTGagtcaggtgctgctgcactggctaaagcagtggaagtcaattcaacgctgacaaagttGGATTTGTCTGCGAAtaaaatcggtgactcaggtgttgctgcactggctaaagcagtggaagtcaattcaacgctgacagagttgTATTTGTCTAACAATGAAATCCGTGagtcaggtgctgctgcactggctaaagcagtggaagtcaattcaacgctgacggAGTTGTTATTGGTTTCCAGtaaaatcggtgactcaggtgttgctgcactggctaaagcagtggaagtcaattcaacgctgacaaagttAAATTTGTCTGACAATAAAATCCGTGagtcaggtgctgctgcactggctaaagcagtggaagtcaattcaacgctgacaaagttGACTTTGTCTGTGaatgaaatcggtgactcaggtgttgctgcactggctaaagcagtggaagtcaattcaacgctgacagagttgTATTTGTCTAACAATGAAATCCGTGagtcaggtgctgctgcactggctaaagcagtggaagtcaattcaacgctgacaaagttAAATTTGTCTGACAATAAAATCCGTGagtcaggtgctgctgcactggctaaagcagtggaagtcaattcaacgctgacagagttgTATTTGTTGTGGAATGGAATTGGTGAcacaggtgctgctgcactggctaaagcagtggaagtcaattcaacgctgacaaagttGACTTTGTCTCAGAAtaaaatcggtgactcaggtgctgctgcactggctaaagcagtggaagtcaattcaacgctgacaaagttGACTTTGTCTCAGAATAAAATCCGTGagtcaggtgctgctgcactggctaaagcagtggaagtcaattcaacgctgacaaagttGACTTTGTCTGACAATGAAATCCGTGagtcaggtgctgctgcactggctaaagcagtggaagtcaattcaacgctgacggTGTTTTATTAG